A window of the Lolium perenne isolate Kyuss_39 chromosome 7, Kyuss_2.0, whole genome shotgun sequence genome harbors these coding sequences:
- the LOC127311333 gene encoding protein arginine N-methyltransferase PRMT10: MASTPNGAAAASSAAAGAAPPVDKEVDFANYFCTYAYLYHQKEMLCDRVRMDAYHSAVFRNPHHFRGKVVLDVGTGSGILAIWSAQAGARKVYAVEATNVAEHARELVRANGVADIVEVIQGTMEDIVLPEKVDVIISEWMGYYLLRESMFDSVICARDRWLNPGGVMYPSHARMWLAPIQSGLGDKKMEDFDIAMNDWNSFVEDTQSYYGVNMNTLTKAYRAEHEKFYLKSSIWNNLHPNQVLGQPAVIKEMDCLTATIEEIREVRAQVSLPINRDRTRVAALAGWFDVHFRGSKQNPAAEEVELNTAPDENGGTHWGQQVFLLTPSLRVNEGDNVNVSFSMVRSKENHRLMDMEFTYELQESSGKKLPAISTKIFLE, translated from the exons ATGGCGTCCACCCCgaacggcgccgccgccgcctcctcggcCGCCGCCGGGGCCGCGCCCCCCGTGGACAAGGAGGTCGACTTCGCCAACTACTTCTGCACCTACGCCTACCTCTACCACCAGAAGGAGATGCTCTGCGACCGCGTCCGCATGGACGCCTACCACTCCGCCGTCTTCCGCAACCCCCACCACTTCCGCGGCAAG GTGGTTCTTGATGTGGGCACCGGGAGCGGTATCCTGGCTATCTGGAGCGCCCAAGCCGGCGCCAGGAAGGTGTACGCCGTGGAGGCCACCAACGTGGCGGAGCACGCCCGCGAGCTCGTCCGCGCCAACGGGGTCGCCGACATAGTCGAGGTCATACAGGGGACCATGGAGGACATTGTGCTGCCAGAGAAAG TTGACGTCATTATCTCTGAGTGGATGGGCTACTATCTCTTGAGAGAGTCAATGTTTGATTCCGTCATATGCGCACGTGACCGTTGGTTGAATCCAGGTGGTGTAAT GTATCCTAGTCATGCTCGGATGTGGTTAGCACCTATACAAAGTGGTTTGGGTGACAAAAAGATGGAAGATTTTGACATCGCTATGAATGACTGGAACTCATTTGTCGAGGACACCCAGTCTTATTATGGGGTCAACATGAATACTTTGACAAAGGCCTATCGTGCAGAACACGAGAagttctatctcaag TCTTCAATATGGAACAATCTTCATCCAAACCAAGTTTTAGGGCAACCTGCGGTCATTAAGGAAATGGATTGCTTGACAGCAACCATTGAAGAGATACGAGAAGTTAGGGCACAAGTTTCATTGCCAATCAACCGGGATAGAACAAGAGTAGCTGCATTGGCTGGCTGGTTTGATGTCCATTTTAGA GGTAGCAAGCAAAACCCTGCAGCTGAGGAAGTTGAACTAAATACAGCTCCAGATGAGAATGGTGGGACACACTGGGGCCAGCAG GTATTCTTGCTGACTCCATCTCTGAGAGTAAATGAAGGGGACAATGTTAATGTTTCCTTCTCGATGGTTCGCTCGAAAGAGAACCATCGGCTTATGGACATGGAATTCACCTATGAATTGCAAGAGTCATCTGGCAAGAAGCTTCCAGCAATCTCAACCAAGATTTTCTTAGAGTAG